In a genomic window of Roseimicrobium gellanilyticum:
- a CDS encoding response regulator transcription factor, with translation MESTETKHIWVVEDHVPFRRTLAKVLNAEAALHCSAAFDSCERALEALADSKAEQPDVILLDVGLPGMSGLEGIRLFRERSPHTLVIILTVFEDDEKIFQAICAGASGYLLKTAGADAIVQAIHDALAGGSPMNPRIARRVLEMFSRLAPKKADYGLSEREKEILQHMVKGLIKKEIADRLQLSVHTVDTYLRRIYEKLEVNTRTGAVAKALKEGLV, from the coding sequence ATGGAGTCCACGGAAACGAAGCACATCTGGGTTGTGGAAGATCACGTTCCCTTCCGGCGAACGTTGGCAAAGGTGCTCAATGCGGAGGCTGCGCTGCATTGCTCCGCAGCGTTTGACTCTTGCGAGCGGGCGCTCGAAGCTCTGGCAGATTCCAAAGCGGAACAGCCCGATGTCATCCTGCTGGATGTAGGACTGCCAGGCATGAGCGGGCTGGAGGGCATTCGCCTGTTCCGCGAACGCAGTCCGCATACGCTGGTGATTATTCTCACCGTCTTCGAGGACGACGAGAAAATCTTCCAAGCCATCTGCGCGGGAGCGTCCGGATATCTTCTGAAAACTGCCGGTGCGGATGCCATCGTGCAGGCCATCCATGATGCGCTGGCTGGAGGTTCTCCGATGAATCCACGCATCGCGCGGCGCGTGCTTGAGATGTTTTCGCGGCTGGCGCCCAAGAAGGCGGACTATGGTCTGAGCGAGCGCGAAAAGGAAATCCTCCAGCACATGGTGAAAGGTCTCATCAAGAAGGAAATCGCCGATCGCCTGCAACTCAGCGTGCACACGGTGGATACCTACTTGCGCCGCATCTACGAGAAGCTGGAGGTGAACACCCGCACCGGCGCCGTCGCGAAGGCGCTGAAGGAAGGGTTGGTTTAA
- a CDS encoding DUF1553 domain-containing protein produces MLRAVPAIPSLLVLLSTSLPATPVEFVRDVRPIFEKHCYECHGADKQKSGFRLDVRQEAFTSGDGHAPNLLTGKSTESPLYRFISGMDDKVQMPPKGKGNALSQAEVATIKRWLDEGAVWPDGIDTAKVEDRMDWWAFKPLTLPDVPKQSTAGAPGISRNAIDAFIQTRLREYDATPAPEANAHTLIRRLNYDLIGLPPTPEEVAAFTREQSSADPAERERSYLALVDRLLASPRYGERWARHWLDLAHYGETHGYDKDKLRLNAWPYRDYVIRAFNEDRAYARFVQEQIAGDVLYPGTVDGIVALGFIAAGPWDLIGHAEVPESKIDGKIARHLDRDDMVQNAMGAFTSLTVGCAQCHHHKFDPITQEDYYALQAVFSALDRADRKYFADDRLTKQFNDLEAAQQTLAEKQKRLEDKLKSLGGEALVNLDRRMEASRQLGKGNLRTEFGYHSAISSAQEATKWVQVDLGHSAVLDRIAMRPCYDDFNGIGAGFGFPLRYRVEASDDPAFQKSVIRLASYEDKDAASPGTTPITIPANGTTARYVRVTATKLAPRKDDYIFALAEVQAHDTAGKNVAEGASVTALDSIEAPPRWRKANLVDAISPVVDDSGALAILQKEREELLATLGDTALHEELAETKQKRTETTKALATFPKPDVVYAGTIHHGTGAFAGTGSSGGKPRPIYLLKRGDVKTPAQEVGPGSITAISNQFHLAARFQFPDASTEGARRAALADWITARDNPLTWRSIVNRVWQHHFGRALVDTPNDFGRMGAKPTHPELLDWLAVSFRDDMQGSLKQLHKLIVMSHTYRQASESPFSHIMASRDGDNQLLWRQNRRKLDAECVRDTVLSISGELDLTMGGPSFQDFVIEKPQHSPHYEYNLHDPNDPKSHRRSIYRFIVRSQQQPFMTTLDCADPSMRVDKRNESISPLQALALLNNGLTVAMADHFANRVQHEATTLEAQIRRAVSLALGRPATSEEMQALSAYVRQHGFANLCRLLMNLNEFNFVD; encoded by the coding sequence ATGCTTCGTGCCGTCCCTGCCATTCCGAGCCTGCTCGTACTCCTGTCCACCAGTCTCCCGGCGACACCGGTGGAATTCGTGCGGGACGTGCGGCCTATCTTCGAGAAGCACTGCTACGAGTGTCACGGCGCAGACAAACAGAAGAGCGGCTTCCGGCTGGATGTGAGGCAGGAGGCCTTCACCAGTGGCGATGGCCACGCGCCCAACCTGCTGACGGGCAAGAGCACGGAGAGCCCGCTTTACCGCTTCATCAGCGGCATGGATGACAAGGTCCAAATGCCTCCCAAGGGGAAGGGAAACGCACTGAGCCAGGCGGAGGTTGCCACCATCAAGCGATGGCTGGATGAAGGTGCTGTGTGGCCGGATGGTATCGATACCGCCAAGGTGGAGGACCGGATGGATTGGTGGGCGTTCAAACCGCTGACACTACCAGATGTGCCAAAGCAGAGCACAGCGGGCGCACCCGGCATAAGCAGGAACGCAATCGATGCCTTCATCCAGACGAGGCTTCGTGAATACGACGCCACGCCTGCGCCCGAAGCGAACGCGCACACCTTGATTCGCCGCTTGAACTACGATCTCATCGGCCTGCCGCCCACGCCTGAGGAAGTGGCTGCATTCACACGGGAGCAATCTTCCGCAGACCCTGCCGAGCGGGAAAGAAGCTACCTAGCACTCGTGGATCGCCTCCTGGCATCCCCGCGTTATGGTGAACGCTGGGCACGACACTGGCTGGATCTGGCACACTACGGAGAGACACACGGGTATGACAAGGACAAGCTCCGCCTTAACGCGTGGCCCTATCGCGACTATGTGATCCGCGCCTTCAATGAAGACCGCGCCTATGCACGATTCGTGCAGGAACAGATTGCAGGGGACGTGCTGTATCCCGGCACGGTTGATGGCATCGTGGCGCTGGGTTTCATCGCGGCGGGTCCGTGGGATCTCATTGGTCACGCCGAGGTCCCGGAGTCGAAAATCGATGGCAAGATTGCCCGTCACCTCGACCGCGATGACATGGTGCAGAATGCGATGGGCGCCTTCACCTCGCTCACGGTCGGGTGTGCCCAGTGCCACCATCACAAGTTCGACCCCATCACCCAGGAAGACTACTATGCACTGCAGGCAGTCTTTTCGGCCCTGGATCGCGCGGACCGGAAATACTTCGCGGATGATCGGCTGACAAAGCAGTTCAATGACCTCGAAGCAGCTCAGCAAACCCTGGCGGAGAAACAAAAGCGGCTGGAGGACAAGCTGAAGAGTCTGGGAGGGGAGGCACTGGTCAACCTTGACAGACGCATGGAAGCCTCGAGGCAACTCGGGAAAGGGAACCTGCGCACCGAGTTCGGCTATCACAGTGCCATCTCATCCGCTCAAGAGGCGACGAAATGGGTGCAGGTGGATCTGGGCCACAGTGCCGTGCTGGATAGGATTGCAATGCGACCCTGCTACGATGACTTCAATGGTATTGGAGCCGGCTTCGGTTTTCCGCTGCGTTACCGCGTCGAAGCCTCCGATGATCCGGCCTTTCAGAAGAGTGTGATCCGGCTCGCCTCGTACGAGGACAAGGACGCAGCCTCACCTGGCACCACTCCCATCACCATTCCAGCCAATGGAACGACCGCTCGCTATGTGCGCGTCACCGCCACAAAGCTCGCACCGCGCAAGGACGACTACATCTTCGCGCTCGCAGAGGTGCAAGCACATGACACCGCGGGCAAGAACGTGGCGGAAGGTGCTTCGGTCACTGCACTGGATTCCATCGAAGCGCCACCACGATGGAGAAAAGCCAATCTGGTCGATGCCATTTCGCCAGTGGTGGATGACTCCGGTGCATTGGCCATCCTTCAAAAAGAAAGAGAGGAACTGCTGGCGACACTTGGTGACACGGCGCTTCACGAAGAACTGGCAGAGACAAAGCAAAAGCGCACTGAAACGACCAAGGCACTCGCAACATTCCCCAAGCCAGATGTGGTGTACGCAGGGACCATCCATCACGGCACCGGCGCCTTTGCAGGCACGGGCTCCAGCGGTGGCAAGCCGCGACCCATTTATCTTCTAAAACGTGGAGATGTAAAAACGCCTGCCCAGGAAGTGGGGCCAGGATCCATCACGGCCATCTCGAACCAATTTCACCTCGCAGCCCGCTTTCAATTTCCGGATGCCTCCACTGAAGGCGCACGTCGTGCTGCGCTGGCAGACTGGATCACCGCTCGCGACAATCCCCTCACCTGGCGCAGCATCGTGAATCGTGTCTGGCAGCATCACTTCGGGCGCGCGTTGGTGGATACACCGAATGACTTCGGGCGCATGGGAGCGAAGCCGACCCACCCGGAGCTTCTGGACTGGCTGGCCGTTTCCTTTCGCGATGATATGCAGGGCTCGCTCAAGCAACTGCACAAGCTCATCGTCATGAGCCACACGTATCGCCAGGCTTCGGAGTCCCCCTTTTCGCACATCATGGCGTCTCGTGACGGCGACAATCAACTCCTCTGGAGACAGAACCGGCGCAAGCTGGATGCGGAGTGTGTAAGAGACACGGTGCTCTCCATCTCTGGAGAGCTCGACCTCACCATGGGTGGCCCCAGTTTCCAGGACTTTGTTATCGAGAAGCCGCAACACTCGCCACACTACGAATACAACCTGCACGACCCCAACGATCCCAAGTCGCATCGGCGAAGCATCTACCGCTTCATCGTGCGCTCCCAGCAGCAGCCCTTCATGACCACGCTGGATTGTGCGGATCCTTCCATGCGAGTGGACAAGCGCAATGAGTCCATCAGTCCCCTGCAAGCGCTGGCCCTTCTGAACAACGGTCTCACCGTGGCCATGGCGGACCACTTTGCGAATCGGGTCCAGCACGAAGCGACCACTCTTGAAGCACAGATTCGGCGAGCCGTTTCCCTGGCGCTGGGACGGCCTGCCACTTCTGAGGAAATGCAGGCACTCTCTGCCTATGTCCGGCAGCACGGGTTTGCCAACCTCTGCCGCCTTCTCATGAATCTGAATGAGTTCAACTTCGTGGACTGA
- a CDS encoding DUF1501 domain-containing protein — protein MTAPQSHPRRHLTRRELLSTCAQGFGGIALASLMGSEGLFAASPRAAATRPPKARRVIQLFMAGAASHIDLFDYKPELVKRHGEASDFGEQVEAFQNGLGPWKKPVWDFRPYGRSGKMISDAVAPLGDCIDDIAFVHNLVGKTGVHSQGTLLQATGFNLPGFPGMGAWVSYGLGSLSENLPAFVVLPDHRGFASNGPKNWDAAFLPSQHAGTVIYPGAETPISDLFPHKSGRYITPSSDAEGLSLLAKLNKKHAVLREDDARLESRIRSYELAAKMQLAAPEALDISREPAYIREMYGIRDGGSAWPSEINPEEEADIMGRKCLAARRLVERGVRFVQIWSGNDNGFPRRNWDSHEDIERDHGPLAWGMAKAVSALIRDLKQRGLLEDTLILWTTEFGRMPSTQGGRGRDHNPYVFTNWLCGGGIKGGITHGESDPWGYKPLDRANPTLVYDIHATMLHLLGIDHEKLTVRHNGIDRRLTDVHGHVIRELLA, from the coding sequence ATGACTGCCCCCCAATCCCATCCCAGACGACACCTCACACGCCGTGAGCTTCTTTCGACCTGTGCCCAGGGATTCGGTGGCATCGCCCTCGCGTCCTTGATGGGCAGTGAAGGACTCTTCGCCGCGTCACCTCGAGCCGCAGCCACTCGCCCGCCCAAGGCGCGTCGTGTCATCCAGCTCTTCATGGCCGGCGCCGCGAGCCACATCGATCTCTTTGATTACAAGCCCGAACTGGTGAAGCGCCACGGAGAAGCGTCGGATTTTGGGGAGCAAGTCGAGGCATTTCAAAACGGGCTTGGTCCGTGGAAGAAACCAGTGTGGGACTTCCGCCCTTATGGACGCAGCGGAAAGATGATCAGCGATGCTGTGGCGCCGCTGGGAGACTGCATCGATGACATCGCCTTTGTGCACAATCTGGTGGGCAAGACCGGGGTGCATTCGCAAGGCACCCTACTCCAGGCCACGGGATTCAATCTCCCCGGCTTCCCCGGCATGGGCGCGTGGGTAAGCTATGGCCTTGGGTCGCTGAGCGAAAATCTGCCTGCCTTTGTCGTGCTTCCGGATCATCGCGGCTTTGCTTCCAATGGCCCGAAGAACTGGGACGCTGCCTTCCTCCCCTCACAGCACGCAGGCACGGTGATCTACCCCGGCGCGGAGACTCCCATCTCGGACCTCTTTCCACACAAGTCTGGCCGCTACATCACCCCGAGCTCCGATGCGGAGGGGTTGTCCCTGCTCGCGAAGCTGAACAAGAAGCACGCCGTGCTCCGCGAAGACGATGCCCGCCTGGAATCGCGCATCCGCAGTTATGAACTGGCTGCCAAGATGCAGCTCGCCGCTCCCGAGGCGCTCGATATCTCCCGCGAGCCCGCGTACATCCGCGAAATGTATGGCATTCGCGATGGCGGAAGTGCGTGGCCATCCGAGATCAATCCCGAGGAAGAGGCGGACATCATGGGACGCAAGTGTCTCGCGGCGCGGAGATTGGTCGAGCGCGGGGTGCGCTTTGTGCAGATCTGGAGTGGCAATGACAATGGCTTCCCCCGGCGCAACTGGGACTCGCATGAAGACATTGAGCGCGATCACGGACCTCTCGCCTGGGGCATGGCCAAGGCGGTAAGCGCACTCATCCGCGACCTGAAGCAACGCGGCCTGCTGGAGGACACCCTCATTCTTTGGACCACCGAATTCGGCCGCATGCCCAGCACTCAAGGTGGCAGAGGACGCGACCACAATCCCTACGTCTTCACGAACTGGCTTTGCGGTGGCGGCATCAAGGGCGGGATCACCCATGGTGAGAGCGATCCGTGGGGCTACAAGCCGCTCGATCGCGCCAACCCCACGCTGGTCTATGACATCCATGCGACGATGTTGCATCTCCTGGGCATCGACCACGAGAAACTCACCGTGCGACACAATGGCATCGACCGACGTCTCACGGATGTACACGGGCATGTGATTCGTGAGCTGCTCGCCTGA
- a CDS encoding sialidase family protein: MKRCLLLLSCLDISVWSMAQETSVPAEQEPSDIQRVVAVKDVCAWPNLTLMKDGSIVAVLHNKPSHGQMEGDVECWASKDGTGWEKRSVITQHEPDTIRMNHAAGLAKNGDLIVLCSGWTNVKQPERPKQDPFRDAVLSNWVMRSSDGGRTWTKSVAFPGTDAGWSHHIPFGDIWVGEDGALHTSCYRGKLASPEKSFKIASYESWYFRSEDDCRTWKAVSIIGPKHNETDIFPLGGKRWMAAARIDAMELFISEDNGVTWSSPQRVTARNEINGHLMRLKDGRLVLSYGVRVQGQRGVRAKFSSDEGKTWSAPIRVMRSDEGDCGYPASVQRADGKIVTAYYSRKAPEHDGYHMGVAIWAPPAEKK, translated from the coding sequence ATGAAGCGCTGCCTCCTCCTCCTGTCGTGCCTCGATATCTCAGTGTGGTCCATGGCCCAAGAAACTTCGGTGCCCGCGGAGCAAGAGCCCTCTGACATCCAGCGCGTGGTCGCAGTGAAGGATGTATGCGCCTGGCCCAACCTCACGTTGATGAAGGACGGAAGCATCGTGGCAGTGCTGCACAACAAACCCTCCCACGGACAGATGGAGGGTGATGTGGAATGCTGGGCCAGCAAGGACGGCACCGGGTGGGAGAAACGCAGCGTGATCACCCAGCACGAACCAGACACCATCCGCATGAATCACGCGGCAGGTCTCGCCAAGAATGGAGATCTGATCGTGCTGTGCTCGGGCTGGACGAATGTGAAGCAACCCGAGCGCCCTAAGCAGGATCCGTTTCGCGACGCCGTGCTCAGCAACTGGGTGATGCGCTCCAGTGACGGCGGCAGGACATGGACGAAGAGCGTCGCATTCCCCGGGACAGATGCAGGCTGGTCCCACCATATTCCCTTTGGCGATATCTGGGTCGGCGAAGACGGCGCACTGCACACCTCATGCTATCGGGGCAAGCTCGCGAGCCCGGAGAAGAGTTTCAAGATCGCCAGCTACGAGTCCTGGTACTTTCGCAGTGAGGACGACTGTCGCACCTGGAAAGCGGTATCCATCATCGGACCGAAGCACAACGAGACCGACATCTTCCCACTCGGCGGCAAGCGCTGGATGGCAGCCGCGCGCATCGATGCCATGGAGCTGTTCATCTCCGAGGACAATGGCGTTACCTGGAGCTCGCCGCAACGCGTGACCGCTCGCAATGAGATCAATGGCCACCTCATGCGGCTCAAGGATGGCCGTCTCGTACTGAGCTACGGCGTCCGTGTGCAAGGACAGCGTGGGGTACGCGCCAAGTTCAGCAGCGATGAAGGCAAGACCTGGAGCGCCCCCATTCGTGTGATGCGCAGTGACGAAGGCGACTGTGGCTACCCTGCCAGCGTGCAGCGTGCTGATGGAAAGATCGTGACTGCCTACTACTCGCGCAAAGCGCCAGAACACGATGGTTACCACATGGGCGTGGCCATCTGGGCGCCCCCTGCGGAGAAAAAATAG
- a CDS encoding GntR family transcriptional regulator gives MFHDVPTSPRTLTDETAQRLRQDIIHGITPAGTRLAEAAVAKQLGVSRVPVREALVMLEREGLIGFSTTGRAYVKDLTPQDFEELFLLRLALEPLSARFAAAQLKGDASLLEQNIRETSHAKTLRDVTSLDLDFHQIILEASLQPRLVRLWKSLRPELELWLSRLHRNHQTQTHATRQTTVEAHTRMLECFRGETPAAAEKITRQHIVGWREWLPSPGELPSA, from the coding sequence ATGTTTCACGACGTCCCCACGTCCCCACGCACCCTCACCGATGAAACTGCCCAGCGCCTGCGGCAGGACATCATCCACGGCATCACGCCTGCCGGCACACGACTCGCAGAGGCGGCGGTGGCGAAGCAACTCGGGGTGAGCCGGGTGCCAGTGCGTGAGGCGTTGGTCATGCTGGAGCGTGAAGGGCTCATTGGGTTCAGCACCACGGGCCGCGCCTATGTAAAGGACCTCACGCCGCAGGACTTTGAGGAGCTTTTTCTCCTGCGCCTCGCCCTGGAACCGCTCTCTGCCAGGTTCGCCGCCGCCCAGCTGAAGGGAGACGCAAGCTTGCTGGAGCAGAACATCCGGGAAACATCCCACGCGAAGACTCTTCGGGATGTGACCTCGCTGGACCTCGACTTTCACCAGATCATTCTTGAAGCCTCGCTCCAGCCCCGGCTGGTGCGTCTGTGGAAGTCGCTGCGGCCTGAGTTGGAGCTCTGGCTCTCCCGACTGCACCGCAATCACCAGACGCAGACCCATGCCACGCGCCAGACGACGGTCGAGGCACACACTCGCATGCTGGAATGTTTCCGCGGAGAAACACCCGCCGCGGCAGAAAAGATTACGCGACAGCACATCGTTGGCTGGAGGGAATGGCTGCCCTCACCGGGAGAGCTGCCGTCGGCATAA
- a CDS encoding PSD1 and planctomycete cytochrome C domain-containing protein: MRRTIHHWLLWSVSAGVGACLAPLAAAADEQASGDAFFEKEVRPVLERRCFECHSHTGGKAKGGLVLDSRSGWQTGGEGGPALVPGSLEKSMLIRAVRHVDDALKMPPREKLPAADIAVLEKWVSMGAPDPRVSSVVSTHAKKGIDVEAGRKHWAYQPMQTPAVPAMANASAASNSIDAFIHARLQKEGLGASSRADARVLIRRLYFDLLGVPPSFEEVETFAANQDPQSYTRLVDELLARPEYGQRWGRHWLDVTRYADTIEQSVDGERRIPFAHTYRDYVVDALNADVPFDRMILEQLAADRIPNGDLRALGFLTVGRQFRSNADGPMLVIDDRIDVVGRGFMGMTLACARCHDHKFDPVPTADYYSLAGILGSVEQPIDLPQVGHGNVSDEAMKPYLEKRQQLLRDWEAHVDQCFANSKAHFRTMATEYLRYIVRSSSNHRTTEGYIPLDTPSGLLFYQAPPRWEALLEKSKASGEPFFKLWHQCMTLPREGFAEKVQSLFENMRSTPAAYHPWIVRYFSGATPTDMLAVADVYGQLIQEALKSETAEAKIIVDLVYGPDSPVPPANREEIAEDIPRFLTEKRLVHRREAEAGTAILTKLSALEATAPVERAMSVRASVKPMDPRVLVRGDMKRPGTPVPRRFLSVLSEVDSRSYADDGRLQLAEAIANPRNPLTARVIVNRVWQHHFGNGLVASTDDFGVMGEKPVHPELLDHLASWFITHGWSMKALHRYILTSATWQQSSIANTDGLAKDPSNRLLWRVSPRRLEFEPMRDALLQASGQLDTRHGGRSQALNNGNLRRALYGYTDRFRIPALLRNFDVANPDTSISRRSETLVPLQALYMMNNPFVRERTVALVKRKDVLAAATDTDRIRTVFKIILSRNPDNVELEASMQFLNGARLSEPAGRRKWESFAQGLLLSNEFVFVD, encoded by the coding sequence ATGCGCAGGACCATCCATCACTGGCTGTTGTGGAGCGTGAGTGCAGGCGTGGGAGCATGCCTCGCACCTCTGGCTGCCGCGGCAGATGAGCAAGCCTCCGGCGATGCCTTCTTCGAAAAGGAGGTGCGGCCCGTGCTGGAACGCCGGTGCTTTGAATGTCACTCGCACACCGGTGGCAAGGCAAAGGGCGGTCTGGTGCTCGACTCCAGAAGTGGATGGCAAACGGGTGGTGAAGGCGGGCCTGCCTTGGTGCCGGGAAGCCTTGAGAAAAGCATGCTCATTCGCGCGGTGCGCCACGTGGATGATGCCCTGAAGATGCCACCTCGCGAGAAGCTCCCCGCGGCAGATATCGCTGTACTGGAGAAATGGGTGTCCATGGGAGCGCCGGATCCCCGTGTGAGCAGCGTCGTCAGCACTCATGCGAAGAAGGGCATCGACGTGGAAGCAGGACGCAAGCACTGGGCCTACCAACCCATGCAGACACCGGCCGTTCCTGCCATGGCAAACGCCTCTGCGGCCTCCAACAGCATCGACGCGTTCATCCATGCCCGGCTGCAGAAGGAAGGGCTGGGCGCCTCATCTCGTGCTGATGCACGCGTCTTGATTCGTCGTTTGTACTTCGACCTCCTGGGCGTCCCTCCCTCCTTCGAAGAAGTAGAAACCTTTGCCGCAAATCAAGATCCCCAGTCATACACGCGACTGGTAGATGAATTGCTCGCCCGTCCAGAATATGGCCAGCGCTGGGGGAGGCACTGGCTCGATGTCACGCGCTACGCGGACACCATCGAGCAGTCCGTCGACGGCGAGCGCCGCATTCCCTTTGCCCACACCTACCGTGACTACGTGGTGGATGCACTCAACGCGGATGTCCCATTCGATCGCATGATTCTGGAGCAGCTTGCGGCGGACCGCATTCCCAATGGGGACTTGCGCGCCCTGGGTTTTCTCACCGTGGGCCGGCAATTCCGCTCCAATGCTGATGGTCCCATGCTGGTGATCGACGATCGCATCGATGTCGTGGGTCGTGGATTCATGGGCATGACCCTGGCCTGCGCCCGATGCCATGATCACAAATTCGATCCGGTGCCCACGGCGGACTACTATTCCCTCGCGGGCATCCTCGGCAGTGTGGAGCAACCCATCGATCTGCCACAGGTTGGACATGGTAACGTCAGCGACGAAGCGATGAAGCCCTATCTGGAAAAGCGGCAGCAGCTTCTTCGCGACTGGGAAGCGCATGTCGACCAGTGCTTCGCCAACTCCAAGGCACATTTCCGCACCATGGCCACGGAGTACCTCCGGTACATCGTGCGTTCTTCTTCGAATCACCGCACCACGGAGGGCTACATCCCGCTCGACACCCCCTCCGGCCTGCTTTTCTACCAGGCGCCTCCGCGCTGGGAAGCACTGCTGGAAAAGAGCAAGGCTTCTGGCGAGCCTTTCTTCAAGCTCTGGCATCAGTGCATGACGCTGCCTCGCGAAGGATTTGCAGAGAAGGTGCAAAGCCTCTTTGAAAACATGCGGAGTACTCCCGCCGCCTACCATCCATGGATTGTGCGCTACTTTTCAGGTGCCACACCCACAGACATGCTGGCTGTGGCGGATGTTTACGGTCAGCTCATTCAAGAAGCGCTGAAGTCAGAAACAGCCGAGGCCAAAATTATTGTCGACCTGGTCTATGGGCCGGACTCTCCAGTGCCGCCTGCCAATCGTGAAGAAATCGCGGAGGATATTCCACGTTTCCTCACCGAGAAGCGCCTCGTACATCGACGTGAAGCGGAAGCTGGCACCGCCATTCTGACGAAGTTGAGCGCGCTCGAAGCCACGGCACCCGTGGAGCGCGCCATGTCGGTGCGGGCTTCCGTAAAACCCATGGATCCACGCGTGCTGGTGCGGGGCGACATGAAGCGCCCCGGCACTCCTGTTCCCCGACGCTTCCTCAGTGTGCTCTCTGAAGTGGACTCGCGCTCATATGCCGATGACGGACGCCTGCAACTGGCCGAAGCCATAGCGAATCCCCGCAATCCGCTGACGGCCCGTGTGATTGTGAACCGCGTCTGGCAACACCACTTCGGCAATGGCCTGGTAGCATCCACGGATGACTTCGGCGTCATGGGTGAAAAGCCCGTGCATCCGGAGCTTCTCGATCATCTCGCTTCATGGTTCATCACCCATGGCTGGTCGATGAAGGCGTTGCATCGCTACATCCTCACATCGGCAACCTGGCAGCAGAGCAGTATCGCAAATACAGATGGACTCGCCAAGGATCCCTCCAACCGTCTCCTGTGGCGCGTGTCTCCGCGCAGGCTGGAATTCGAGCCCATGCGCGATGCCTTGCTACAGGCTTCCGGCCAGCTCGACACACGCCACGGCGGGCGCAGTCAGGCACTCAACAACGGAAACCTCCGCCGTGCATTGTACGGATACACGGATCGCTTCCGCATTCCCGCGTTGCTGAGAAACTTCGACGTCGCCAATCCTGACACTTCCATCTCACGACGCAGCGAAACACTCGTGCCGCTGCAGGCGCTGTACATGATGAACAACCCCTTTGTACGTGAGCGCACGGTGGCACTGGTGAAACGCAAAGATGTATTGGCTGCAGCCACGGATACAGATCGTATCCGCACCGTCTTCAAGATCATCCTGAGCAGGAACCCCGACAACGTGGAGCTGGAGGCTTCGATGCAGTTCCTCAATGGCGCACGGCTCAGCGAACCTGCAGGCCGCCGGAAGTGGGAGAGCTTCGCGCAAGGGCTGCTGCTCTCGAATGAGTTCGTTTTCGTGGATTGA